From Methylopila sp. M107, a single genomic window includes:
- the hemB gene encoding porphobilinogen synthase, with protein sequence MHETFGKLSRTTAGAHAPDGTLDLPHRPRRNRRADWARRLTRETTLTVDDLIWPIFLIDGEMRREPVASMPGVERFSIDEAVRAVSEAAALGVPAVALFPFTDPELRDPDGREALNGGNLVCRALRALKREVPHIGLITDVALDPYTSHGHDGVLDGDRILNDATVELLVLQALTQAEAGADVIAPSDMMDGRVGAIRAGLDEAGRADVQIMAYAAKYASAFYGPFRDAIGTKKALVGDKKTYQMDPANGDEAEREAELDVAEGADMLMVKPGLPYLDIVRRLKDRFRMPTYAYQVSGEYAMIAAAAQNGWLDRDAAMLESLACFKRAGADGVLTYFAPEAARRMKER encoded by the coding sequence ATGCACGAGACGTTCGGAAAGCTTTCGAGGACGACGGCCGGCGCGCATGCCCCGGACGGAACGCTCGACCTGCCGCATCGCCCGCGCCGCAACCGCAGGGCCGACTGGGCGCGGCGGCTCACGCGCGAGACGACGCTCACCGTCGACGACTTGATCTGGCCGATCTTCCTGATCGACGGCGAAATGCGGCGTGAGCCGGTCGCCTCCATGCCGGGGGTGGAGCGCTTCTCCATTGATGAGGCCGTGAGGGCGGTAAGCGAGGCCGCTGCGCTGGGCGTCCCGGCCGTCGCACTGTTTCCCTTCACCGACCCCGAGCTGCGCGATCCGGACGGCCGCGAGGCGCTGAACGGCGGCAATCTCGTCTGCCGCGCGCTCCGGGCGCTCAAGCGCGAGGTTCCGCATATCGGGCTCATCACCGACGTCGCGCTCGATCCCTACACCAGCCACGGCCATGACGGCGTTCTCGACGGCGACCGCATCCTGAACGACGCGACCGTCGAACTCTTGGTCCTTCAGGCACTGACGCAGGCGGAAGCCGGCGCCGACGTCATCGCCCCCTCCGACATGATGGACGGCCGCGTCGGCGCGATCCGGGCAGGACTCGACGAGGCCGGCCGGGCGGACGTGCAAATCATGGCCTATGCGGCGAAGTACGCCTCTGCGTTCTACGGCCCGTTCCGCGACGCTATCGGCACGAAGAAGGCGCTCGTAGGGGACAAGAAGACCTATCAGATGGACCCGGCGAACGGCGACGAGGCCGAGCGCGAAGCGGAGCTCGACGTCGCCGAGGGCGCCGACATGCTGATGGTGAAGCCGGGGCTCCCCTATCTCGACATCGTCCGACGGCTGAAGGATCGCTTCAGGATGCCGACCTATGCGTATCAGGTGTCGGGCGAATACGCGATGATCGCTGCCGCCGCGCAGAACGGCTGGCTCGACCGCGACGCCGCCATGCTGGAGAGCCTCGCCTGCTTCAAACGCGCAGGCGCCGACGGCGTGTTGACCTATTTCGCGCCGGAAGCCGCGAGGCGCATGAAGGAACGGTGA
- a CDS encoding helix-turn-helix domain-containing protein, which yields MDTLFTTASLHARDRFEYWHEVAERVLTGHDSRPARRDRFDAELRAANLADLGLFSFEMGAMACERAGKHIAHGATDDLFLCRNGSGRFALEQNGRRNLFRSGDMVLLDANRRYSVQFSSNSQMIMLKIPRRILEARFGEMHDVFGAKLAGATGLNAHLAATLDSICSNVCDFDQATADTVRNHLVDLLAHTFNLMLGEGRRLTTPRALALMRLKHVVEARIADPNFDGAAAARAAGMSVRYANALLGAQDTSLARFIRAARLDRCRQALADPAQDHRAIGEIVFAWGFQDISHFGRLFSATYGVTPRAYRRSRGEDAEPLAAPAPDTLSVA from the coding sequence ATGGACACCCTTTTCACCACTGCGAGCCTGCATGCTCGTGACCGCTTCGAGTACTGGCATGAGGTCGCTGAGCGTGTGCTCACGGGCCACGATTCGCGTCCTGCGCGGCGCGACCGGTTCGACGCGGAACTCCGCGCCGCCAACCTCGCCGACCTGGGCCTGTTCTCTTTCGAGATGGGCGCGATGGCGTGCGAGCGGGCGGGCAAGCACATCGCGCATGGCGCGACAGACGATCTATTTCTGTGCCGCAACGGATCTGGCCGGTTCGCGCTCGAGCAGAACGGAAGGCGGAACCTGTTCCGCTCCGGCGACATGGTGCTGCTCGACGCCAACCGGCGCTATTCTGTGCAGTTCTCCAGCAACTCCCAGATGATCATGCTGAAGATTCCGCGCCGCATCCTCGAGGCGCGATTCGGCGAGATGCATGACGTTTTTGGCGCCAAGCTCGCGGGCGCGACCGGGCTCAACGCTCATCTGGCGGCGACGCTCGACAGCATCTGCAGCAATGTCTGCGACTTCGACCAGGCGACCGCCGACACGGTGCGGAACCACCTCGTCGACCTGCTGGCCCATACGTTCAACCTCATGCTGGGCGAGGGCAGGCGGCTCACGACGCCGCGGGCGCTCGCGCTGATGCGTCTCAAGCATGTGGTCGAGGCGCGCATCGCCGATCCGAACTTCGACGGCGCCGCGGCGGCGCGCGCCGCCGGCATGAGCGTGCGCTACGCCAACGCGCTGCTTGGCGCGCAGGACACCTCGCTCGCCCGCTTCATCCGCGCCGCGCGGCTCGACCGTTGTCGCCAGGCGCTGGCCGACCCCGCGCAGGACCATCGCGCCATAGGCGAGATCGTGTTCGCCTGGGGATTTCAGGACATCAGCCATTTCGGACGGCTGTTCTCGGCGACCTACGGGGTCACGCCGCGCGCCTATCGCCGCTCGCGCGGCGAGGACGCGGAGCCCCTCGCCGCACCCGCGCCGGATACGCTCAGCGTCGCCTGA
- a CDS encoding sigma-70 family RNA polymerase sigma factor codes for MSDASILAADAAFERHRRRMFGLAYKMLGSVAETEDALQEAWLRWRDVDRATVRDEGAFLARIVTRLCLDVLRSSRVKREAYLGAWLPEPIVDEATPAPDAAVDLASDLSVALVLALERLSPLERAAFLLHDVFDVPFAEVAAALDRTETACRQLAARGRVHVAAERPRAHASAEDGAALADAFLKASRGGDMAGLMAILAPDATFVADGGGKRPAAMKPILGAERIANFFGRFVRAGHDIAPRKATPLTINGLPGFVTIELDGLPQTTAFEIEDGRIKVVYVVRNPDKLGRLMEA; via the coding sequence GTGAGCGACGCCTCCATCCTGGCCGCCGACGCCGCCTTCGAGCGGCATCGGCGGCGGATGTTCGGGCTCGCCTACAAGATGCTGGGCTCGGTCGCCGAGACCGAGGACGCGCTGCAGGAGGCGTGGCTGCGCTGGCGCGACGTCGATCGCGCGACCGTCAGGGACGAGGGCGCGTTCCTCGCCCGCATCGTGACAAGGCTTTGCCTCGACGTGCTGCGCTCGAGCCGGGTGAAGCGGGAGGCCTATCTCGGCGCCTGGCTGCCGGAGCCGATCGTCGACGAGGCGACCCCGGCGCCGGATGCGGCCGTCGACCTCGCATCAGACCTGTCGGTCGCTCTGGTGCTTGCGCTGGAGCGGCTGTCGCCGCTCGAACGCGCGGCCTTCCTGCTGCACGACGTGTTCGACGTGCCGTTCGCGGAGGTCGCGGCCGCGCTCGATCGCACCGAGACCGCCTGCCGGCAACTTGCCGCCAGAGGCCGCGTCCATGTCGCGGCGGAGCGACCGCGCGCCCATGCTTCGGCCGAGGATGGCGCGGCGCTCGCTGACGCCTTCCTCAAGGCCTCGCGCGGCGGCGACATGGCCGGGCTGATGGCCATCCTCGCGCCCGACGCGACCTTCGTGGCGGATGGCGGAGGCAAGCGTCCGGCCGCGATGAAGCCAATCCTCGGGGCGGAGCGCATCGCCAACTTCTTCGGCCGCTTCGTCCGCGCCGGCCACGACATCGCGCCGCGGAAGGCGACGCCGCTGACCATCAATGGCCTGCCGGGCTTCGTCACGATCGAGCTGGACGGCCTGCCGCAGACAACCGCCTTCGAGATCGAGGACGGACGGATCAAGGTCGTCTATGTCGTGCGTAATCCGGACAAGCTCGGGCGGCTGATGGAGGCTTGA
- a CDS encoding carboxymuconolactone decarboxylase family protein, whose amino-acid sequence MSQRLDIFRAAPDALKAMIALSDYVNGCGLEKSLLHLVKLRASQINGCANCIHMHFHEAIADGETADRLILLDAWRETTAYTSREQAALAWTEALTLVAESHAPDEVYEQVRAEFTEADIMRLSVAITTINAWNRLAIGARVMPRVALKAAA is encoded by the coding sequence GTGTCGCAACGACTGGACATCTTTCGCGCCGCCCCCGACGCGCTGAAGGCGATGATCGCGCTCAGCGACTACGTGAACGGCTGCGGACTGGAGAAGAGCCTTCTGCACCTGGTCAAGCTCAGGGCTTCGCAGATCAACGGCTGCGCCAACTGCATCCACATGCATTTTCACGAGGCGATCGCCGACGGCGAAACGGCCGACCGGTTGATCCTGCTCGACGCCTGGCGTGAGACGACTGCCTACACATCTCGGGAGCAGGCCGCGCTCGCCTGGACCGAGGCGCTCACCCTGGTCGCCGAAAGCCACGCGCCCGATGAGGTCTACGAGCAGGTCCGCGCTGAGTTCACGGAGGCCGACATCATGCGCCTGTCGGTCGCCATCACCACGATCAACGCGTGGAACCGCCTCGCGATCGGAGCCCGCGTCATGCCCCGCGTCGCACTGAAGGCGGCGGCGTGA
- a CDS encoding PhoX family phosphatase: protein MTDQNNAGPHVGEPLDEEAIGIDRPGLHAAPGARPRNETFSDIVGRNLARRSFLLGLGASIPVLMTAKLPGFGEAAQAASADKLRFKPISPSNADEILVPNGYVHDVILSWGQPLFSGAPKFKFERQTAKAQEQQFGYNCDFVGFFPLDKDRALLAVNHEYTSGDDMFPEYKPGVDKGQADVEIAAHGGSVVELKKDGGRWKAVKSKKYNRRITATTPMEITGPAAGHALLKTSADPRGTEVLGMLNNCSGGKTPWGTWLTCEENFNQYFANNGLLADGPVKAAHSRYGVTSGATGRKWEAFYDRFDLLKEPNEPFRFGWVVEIDPYDPDFKPRKRTALGRAKHEAATTALTKDGRVAVYTGDDQQFDYVYKFVSKGKVKKKREQNFDLLDKGVLYVAKLSDDNTGEWIELSMKNPTLAGLFKSDGDILIKTRLAADAVGATAMDRPEDVQPNPVSGKVYLTMTNNSARTTLRPNAGETAANPRVPNFNGHIIELTEADDDHGATTFKWEIFLLCGNPTIDLKTEAGELTPGLASNATFFAGYADASKLGKVASPDNIAFDSRGNLWIATDGQPNSLDIGQPNDAMHVVPTDGPDRGYLRQFLSGPKGCEVCGPEFTPDDKTLFAAIQHPGEGGGYPNTVSTWPPDNKAFPRPAVIAVRRKDGGRIGS, encoded by the coding sequence ATGACTGACCAGAACAACGCCGGGCCGCACGTCGGCGAGCCGCTCGACGAAGAGGCGATCGGCATCGACCGGCCGGGCCTTCACGCCGCGCCCGGCGCGCGCCCGCGGAACGAGACCTTCAGCGACATCGTCGGGCGCAACCTCGCGCGCCGCTCCTTCCTGCTCGGCCTCGGCGCGAGCATTCCGGTGCTGATGACCGCGAAGCTCCCGGGCTTCGGCGAGGCGGCTCAGGCTGCGAGCGCCGACAAGCTGCGCTTCAAGCCGATCTCGCCCTCAAACGCGGACGAGATTTTGGTCCCGAACGGCTATGTCCACGACGTCATCCTGTCCTGGGGCCAGCCGCTGTTCTCGGGCGCGCCGAAGTTCAAATTCGAGAGGCAGACCGCCAAGGCTCAAGAGCAGCAGTTCGGCTACAATTGCGACTTCGTCGGCTTCTTCCCGCTCGACAAGGACCGCGCGCTGCTCGCGGTGAACCACGAATACACCTCCGGCGACGACATGTTCCCCGAATACAAGCCCGGCGTCGACAAGGGCCAGGCCGACGTCGAGATCGCGGCCCATGGCGGCTCGGTCGTCGAACTCAAGAAGGACGGCGGCCGCTGGAAGGCCGTGAAGAGCAAGAAGTACAACCGCCGCATCACCGCGACGACGCCGATGGAGATCACCGGCCCGGCCGCCGGCCACGCCCTCCTGAAGACCTCCGCGGACCCGAGGGGAACGGAAGTTCTCGGCATGCTCAACAACTGCTCCGGCGGCAAGACGCCGTGGGGCACGTGGCTGACCTGCGAGGAGAACTTCAACCAGTACTTCGCCAACAACGGCCTGCTCGCCGACGGTCCGGTCAAGGCCGCGCATTCGCGCTATGGCGTCACGAGCGGCGCGACGGGGCGCAAGTGGGAGGCGTTCTACGACCGCTTCGACCTGTTGAAGGAGCCGAACGAGCCGTTCCGCTTCGGCTGGGTGGTCGAGATCGACCCCTATGACCCCGACTTCAAGCCGCGCAAGCGTACCGCGCTCGGCCGCGCCAAGCATGAGGCGGCGACCACCGCGCTGACCAAGGACGGCCGCGTCGCGGTCTACACCGGCGACGATCAGCAGTTCGACTACGTCTACAAGTTCGTCAGCAAGGGCAAGGTGAAGAAGAAGCGCGAGCAGAACTTCGACCTGCTCGACAAGGGCGTGCTCTACGTCGCGAAACTCTCCGACGACAACACCGGCGAGTGGATCGAGCTGTCGATGAAGAACCCGACGCTCGCGGGGCTGTTCAAGAGCGACGGCGATATCCTGATCAAGACGCGCCTCGCCGCCGACGCCGTCGGCGCGACCGCGATGGACCGGCCGGAAGACGTCCAGCCCAACCCCGTGTCGGGCAAGGTCTACCTCACGATGACCAACAACTCGGCCCGCACCACGCTGCGCCCGAACGCCGGCGAGACGGCCGCCAATCCCCGCGTCCCGAACTTCAACGGCCACATCATCGAGCTGACCGAGGCCGACGACGACCACGGCGCGACGACGTTCAAGTGGGAGATCTTCCTGCTCTGCGGCAACCCGACGATCGACCTGAAGACCGAGGCGGGCGAACTGACGCCGGGTCTCGCCTCCAACGCGACCTTCTTCGCGGGCTACGCCGACGCCTCCAAGCTCGGCAAGGTTGCCTCGCCCGACAACATCGCGTTCGACAGCCGCGGCAACCTGTGGATCGCGACCGACGGCCAGCCGAACAGCCTGGACATCGGCCAGCCGAACGACGCCATGCATGTGGTGCCGACCGACGGTCCGGACCGCGGCTATCTCCGCCAGTTCCTCAGCGGCCCCAAGGGCTGCGAGGTGTGCGGTCCGGAGTTCACGCCGGATGACAAGACGCTGTTCGCGGCGATCCAGCATCCGGGCGAGGGCGGCGGCTATCCGAACACGGTCAGCACCTGGCCGCCGGACAACAAGGCGTTCCCGCGTCCCGCGGTGATCGCGGTCCGGCGCAAGGACGGCGGCCGCATCGGTTCGTAA
- a CDS encoding alkaline phosphatase — MPKGQFTAASVVALLFALGLQSAHAEDAGADKKQKSAKNVILFIGDGMGVSEVTSARYYEYGAAGRMNFDEFPYTGFQTTWSVKPGAGPRYEPDYAPDSASTATMWATGKKTIDERLSQGPSTAIEVPGKNYKTVLEIFQKKGKRVGNVSTAEITDATPASLNSHISLRGCQGPKNMTLCPSETKANGGLGSVAEQTVDHGVDLVLGGGRARFDETGGLIQGGDDNGKTVIQSAERQGYKVIGTASELEAVKNLKKPLLGLFNAGNMTTEWSGPQAVPGDGVASHKCLRNNRPANEPSLSAMTKKAIDLLDGKDGFFLQVEGASIDKQDHAANACGQIGETVALDKAIGVALEFQKKNPDTLIIVTADHSHTSLIVSEDSSGTGNPTGYSDNLITKDGQVLRITYGTAGGPGPSPVPPSQQHTGAVVPIWAKGPGASAILGTTDHTDLFSILQGK, encoded by the coding sequence ATGCCCAAGGGCCAGTTTACCGCCGCGTCAGTCGTGGCGCTGCTGTTCGCGCTCGGACTGCAGTCCGCCCACGCCGAGGACGCGGGCGCCGACAAGAAGCAGAAATCTGCGAAGAACGTCATCCTCTTCATCGGCGACGGCATGGGCGTCTCCGAAGTGACCTCCGCGCGCTACTATGAATACGGCGCCGCGGGCCGGATGAACTTCGACGAATTCCCCTACACCGGTTTCCAGACCACCTGGTCAGTGAAGCCGGGCGCGGGTCCCCGCTACGAACCCGATTACGCGCCGGACTCCGCCTCCACCGCCACGATGTGGGCGACCGGCAAGAAGACGATCGACGAACGGCTCTCGCAGGGCCCGAGCACGGCGATCGAGGTCCCGGGCAAGAACTACAAGACCGTCCTCGAGATCTTCCAGAAGAAGGGCAAGCGGGTCGGCAACGTGTCGACCGCGGAGATCACGGACGCGACGCCCGCATCGCTCAATTCCCACATCAGCCTTCGCGGCTGTCAGGGTCCGAAGAACATGACGCTCTGCCCGTCCGAGACCAAGGCCAATGGCGGCCTCGGTTCGGTCGCGGAGCAGACGGTCGACCACGGCGTCGACCTCGTGCTTGGCGGCGGCAGGGCCCGGTTCGACGAGACCGGCGGCCTCATCCAGGGCGGCGACGACAATGGCAAGACCGTGATCCAGTCGGCCGAGCGCCAGGGCTACAAGGTCATCGGCACCGCGTCCGAACTCGAAGCGGTTAAAAACCTGAAGAAGCCGCTGCTGGGCCTGTTCAACGCCGGCAACATGACGACCGAGTGGAGCGGCCCGCAGGCGGTGCCTGGCGACGGCGTCGCCTCGCACAAGTGCCTGAGAAACAACCGTCCCGCGAACGAGCCGTCGCTCTCGGCCATGACCAAGAAGGCGATCGACCTTCTGGACGGCAAGGACGGCTTCTTCCTGCAGGTCGAGGGCGCCTCGATCGACAAGCAGGACCACGCCGCGAACGCCTGCGGCCAGATCGGCGAGACCGTCGCGCTCGACAAGGCGATCGGCGTCGCGCTCGAGTTCCAGAAGAAGAACCCGGACACGCTGATCATCGTCACGGCCGACCATTCGCACACCAGCCTGATCGTCTCCGAGGATTCGTCGGGGACCGGCAACCCGACCGGCTACTCGGACAACCTGATCACCAAGGACGGTCAGGTTCTGCGGATCACCTACGGCACCGCGGGCGGCCCCGGGCCGTCGCCGGTCCCGCCGAGCCAGCAGCACACCGGAGCGGTCGTTCCGATCTGGGCCAAGGGACCGGGCGCCTCCGCCATCCTCGGCACCACCGATCACACGGACCTGTTTTCGATCCTTCAGGGCAAGTGA
- a CDS encoding ABC-F family ATP-binding cassette domain-containing protein encodes MIHVQDLTCRVAGRTLIDAASVALPEGARVGVVGRNGTGKTTLFKILTGDLHADDGSVTIPKSARIGKVAQEAPSGPEALIDVVLAADVERAALMAEQETATDPHRIGEIIERLMDIDAYDAPSRAARILSGLGFDEDAQNRPCSDFSGGWRMRVALAAVLFSEPDLLLLDEPTNHLDLEGTLWLQDYLAKYPRTLLIISHDRDLLNASVDYILHFENGKLNLWKGNYDQFDRMRREKLLLDQKAQKAQADERARLEAFIARFKAKASKATQAQSRVKRLAKMQPIAAMIERSVTPFFIPDPEKELAPPLIALDGVSAGYGDKTILHKLDLRLDPDDRIALLGSNGNGKSTFAKLLAGRLKPMTGRVNKSEKILVGFFAQHQVEDLNLDQTPYDHIRTKMPEASDAQVRGRVAKIGFPGDRANTLVGKMSGGEKARLAFGLAVFHAPHLLILDEPTNHLDIDSRESLAQALNEYSGAVILISHDRHLLDDTADRLWLVADGGVRAFDGDLDDYRKYILSAEGSGRKSKNAGAGTGKHAEAAEKRVDVGALKKKIASLEELMAQCGQEIEKIDAELARGGGFPGVPQKAADLGRRRADFTQALAEAEETWLGASAELEEAAAA; translated from the coding sequence ATGATCCACGTCCAAGACCTCACCTGCCGCGTCGCGGGACGCACGCTGATCGACGCCGCCAGCGTCGCGCTCCCCGAGGGCGCGCGCGTCGGCGTGGTCGGCCGCAACGGCACCGGCAAGACCACCCTGTTCAAGATCCTGACCGGCGACCTTCACGCCGACGACGGGTCCGTCACCATCCCGAAATCCGCGCGCATCGGGAAGGTCGCGCAGGAGGCGCCGTCCGGCCCCGAGGCGCTGATCGACGTGGTGCTGGCCGCCGACGTCGAACGCGCCGCGCTGATGGCCGAGCAGGAGACCGCGACCGACCCGCATCGCATCGGCGAGATCATCGAGCGGCTGATGGACATCGACGCCTATGACGCGCCTTCCCGCGCCGCCCGCATCCTCTCCGGCCTCGGCTTCGACGAGGACGCACAGAACCGGCCCTGCTCGGATTTTTCAGGCGGCTGGCGCATGCGCGTCGCGCTTGCGGCCGTGCTGTTCTCCGAGCCGGACCTGCTGCTGCTCGACGAGCCGACGAACCATCTCGACCTCGAAGGCACGCTCTGGCTGCAGGACTATCTCGCGAAGTATCCGCGCACGCTGCTCATCATCAGCCATGACCGCGACCTGCTGAACGCCTCGGTCGACTACATCCTGCATTTCGAGAACGGCAAGCTGAACCTCTGGAAGGGCAATTACGACCAGTTCGACCGCATGCGGCGCGAGAAACTGCTGCTCGACCAGAAAGCCCAGAAGGCGCAGGCCGACGAGCGCGCGCGGCTGGAGGCCTTCATCGCCCGCTTCAAGGCCAAGGCGTCAAAGGCCACGCAGGCCCAGTCGCGCGTCAAGCGGCTCGCCAAGATGCAGCCGATCGCCGCCATGATCGAGCGCAGCGTGACGCCGTTCTTCATTCCGGACCCCGAGAAGGAACTCGCCCCGCCGCTGATCGCGCTCGACGGCGTCTCGGCCGGCTATGGCGACAAGACCATCCTGCACAAGCTCGATCTGAGGCTCGACCCGGACGACCGCATCGCACTGCTCGGCTCCAACGGCAACGGCAAGTCGACCTTCGCAAAGCTGCTCGCCGGGCGCCTTAAGCCGATGACGGGACGGGTCAACAAGTCCGAGAAGATTCTGGTCGGCTTCTTCGCCCAGCATCAGGTCGAGGACCTCAACCTCGACCAGACCCCTTACGACCACATCCGCACCAAGATGCCGGAGGCGAGCGACGCGCAGGTGCGCGGCCGGGTCGCCAAGATCGGCTTTCCGGGCGACCGCGCCAACACGCTCGTCGGCAAGATGTCGGGCGGCGAGAAGGCCCGCCTCGCCTTCGGGCTCGCAGTGTTTCACGCCCCTCACCTGCTGATCCTCGACGAGCCGACCAACCATCTCGACATCGACAGCCGCGAGAGCCTCGCTCAGGCGCTCAACGAATATTCCGGCGCGGTCATCCTGATCAGCCATGACCGCCACCTGCTCGACGACACCGCCGACCGGCTGTGGCTGGTCGCGGACGGCGGCGTGCGCGCCTTCGACGGCGACCTCGACGACTACCGCAAATACATCCTCTCGGCGGAGGGCTCCGGCCGGAAGTCGAAGAACGCCGGCGCCGGCACCGGCAAGCACGCGGAAGCCGCCGAAAAGCGCGTCGACGTCGGCGCGCTCAAGAAGAAGATCGCCTCGCTCGAAGAGCTGATGGCGCAGTGCGGCCAGGAGATCGAGAAGATCGACGCCGAGCTCGCGCGTGGCGGAGGCTTCCCCGGCGTGCCGCAGAAGGCCGCCGACCTCGGCCGCCGACGCGCCGACTTCACGCAGGCGCTGGCCG